The region CtcaatttcctttccgtttccgttgctgTTGGGATTTTGCATACCCCGGGCGCACCAGTATTGGCGGCTGTTTCGCactggttgttgttgtactGCTCGGTTCAGGTGGTTCTGTAGGCGAATCAATTATCATCTGATCTTGCTTTTAGGAGTATTGCAGATGTTTCTCCTACTTAAATCGATTCCAGATATTAACCCTATAAACTAACTCagcgtttccttttcctttttttctacaGCAAATTGGCCGTTTTCGACGGTAAAAAGGCTATCCGGGGCGGCATTCCATTCGTTTTTCGtgagtaaaagagagagagagagagaaagatgctGTGAAGAGGATACCGGATCGTGACCATTTGTTCTTAATCTTTGCAGCTCAATTCGGACCCTGGAACTTTGGGCCACAGCATGGCTTCGCCCGTGTCGTCCGATGGACGCTTGAGCGAGCACCGGAGCGTTTGCCGAGCGGTGACATCGAAGCCGTCTTTAGCCTGATGGACAACGAGATCACTCGATCGATGTGGAACTATCCGTAAGTTTCATCGCATCGTTTGCAACCATTCGTTTGCTGTCCAAGTGTGTGCTTACTAATGTTGGGCTGGGGACAAACCGTATCCGAACACAGATTCCGCATCACGTACCGGTTGATTCTGCGCGAGAAGGAGCTCCACTTTCACATCGGCGTGTACAACCCGAGCAAAGAGATAACGTTCTCCtttaatctgctgctgcacacctaCCTGAAAGTGCCGGACGTGCGCCGTTGTCAAATCACGGGACTCCACGGTTGTACATTTATCGATAAGGTAAGCAATGATATGGTGGAATTGAGCGGTGCTCCCCGATGGCTAATCGGTCCTATTGCcacccatctctctctcgattggCGATTAGACTCGGGACGGTGCGATCTATCAGGAGGGACGCGATGCGGTGACAATCAACGAGTGGACGGATCGCATCTATCAGCACACACCGCAGGagcacatcatcagcaacgtGGTATCGGGGCGCAAGATGCGTCTGCAGAAGTACAATTTCCCGGACACGGTCGTGTGGAATCCGTGGATGGAGAAGGCCCGCGAGTGCCAGGACTTTGGCGATGACGAGTACCCGAACATGATCTGCGTTGAGGCGGGCCATTTGTCCACGCCCGTCATCCTGCTGCCCGGCACCGCGTTCGAGGCATCGCAAATACTTCAGGTACACCTCGGTAGTGCAGCAATCATAGTGTGCAGCGAGTACATTAAATTTTGCGATCCTTCTGCTGTCCTTTTTGTTGCAGGTTATGTGAGTAGAAACACCGGGAGGTACTGTGACCCGCAGTAAAGGTTCCTCCCGAGCAAAATCCAAAaagaatcaacaacaacagcagcagcagcagcagcagcaacagcagcaacaacaacagcagcaagcgccTGCTCCGccgccacaacaacagccacaagCAACACAATCGCAAAGcagccaacaacagcagcagcaacaacagcagcagcagcaacagcagcagcaacaacaacagcaacaacaacagcagcagcaacagcagcaacaactgcaacaacaccagcagcagctggctacGAATGCTGCGGCACTGTGGCAGGtaccggcggcggccgcggcagcCGCGGCCTGCTGGAACAACTACGCCAACTTCCAAACGGCTGGCGTGCTGGCCTTCAAGATGCCACCGTCCTGCGGCGGTCTCTGTGGTCCGGCCAACAACTGTGAGCTGTGTTCGTTAAACTCCAACTAATGCCGCGTTCCGCTTTCGGGCTCGTGGTTTCGGTTAggttgtgtttctttttcgaCTTCGCAGACGGACTCCGTCTGGCGTGGTCATCCTCAGCAGGCGGGGGCTGGTGGTTTGATCTGTTCACCGGAGTGTCCGTAagggttgcttcgatcggaGTGCAAGGACAAACCACTAGCTGTCCGCCCCCAGGTTGAGGATAGGATTTTGCTCAAGAAAATGTCAAtcaaagggttttttttaaacatgaaTAGTTACATTTTACATTAAGTTTTATATGTGTAAATTATGATCTACAGAGTACGATAAAGCGCGTCCATAGTTCGATAGAGTGCAGAGCAGGGCAGGGTATGTCTAGGACTGAATAGGGGGCGAGTGAGAGAAGCGTCACGTCGCAATATTACCGTACCATTTAGGCTGATACGTGAAGCGTTGTCCTAAGCATTTTTAATCCTTAAAACACCGGAGATGAAATCAAAAAACCAGAGTGAAAGGCGTAGATAGACGCATGCGCATTTTTATTTGCTTGAACAGATGAGAGTAGCACATGAATAATATTACCATGAGAAGACTTGGGAAGTGAACATATTAGCGCTAATAGGCGACCGTGTCCAGGGTTCCATAAAGGTGGGGTTTTGTTGGCCAAACGCCCGAAATGGAGCGTTTTCTGTTAGTAGATCAAGAGCAACAACGAAACTAGAAAGCTAGAATGTCTTATGCCGAATTATGATAAAAAGGAAAGATTTTCGACAAAGTAGAACGTAACAATTGGTCACCTAAAGTGAATGACGTCTGCAATCGATAGCGTCATTTCATGCGGCACGAAAAACAATATAGGATGCGCCGGAACAACGGCCGGAAGCTGGTGTTAGTTAGTAGctagatttttaaaaattgacTTATATCATCATGTTTTTCAATGGTTTCTTTTTACTAacattttccgtttcggttgcaaaaaaacaacattggAAGCGCGCAGTTCAACCAGGTCTCTTGTTTTAGCCAAAATATTGCCAAAATTATTGCTTAAATCGATAGAAATACTGTGAAACGTTTCATGAATATTATGGGCTCTagcctcttctcttcttttgtcTATCGATTTGCTTTCGGTTTAAacctctctcctcctcctatcCCACGCTCTTTTCCGTTTGTCTTGTAAAATTTCTTGAAAAAATGTCGCAAAGCGAAGACAACCTTATGTTATTTCGTTAATCATCAATCTATTTTGAACGTAAAAAGATGCAAAT is a window of Anopheles aquasalis chromosome 2, idAnoAquaMG_Q_19, whole genome shotgun sequence DNA encoding:
- the LOC126573224 gene encoding uncharacterized protein LOC126573224; the encoded protein is MCDQGKRKKKEKFQYNKSIMAATSVVVLDRGNNTTCTINLHGATVVSWRVNNQEQLFVSKLAVFDGKKAIRGGIPFVFPQFGPWNFGPQHGFARVVRWTLERAPERLPSGDIEAVFSLMDNEITRSMWNYPFRITYRLILREKELHFHIGVYNPSKEITFSFNLLLHTYLKVPDVRRCQITGLHGCTFIDKTRDGAIYQEGRDAVTINEWTDRIYQHTPQEHIISNVVSGRKMRLQKYNFPDTVVWNPWMEKARECQDFGDDEYPNMICVEAGHLSTPVILLPGTAFEASQILQVM